One Streptomyces drozdowiczii DNA segment encodes these proteins:
- a CDS encoding phosphatase PAP2 family protein — protein sequence MKHAGTTPADRKPDTFARPPLVRELLLVVGLFLIYKLGRQAANGHVDEAFRNAGHVWDVERAAHLPGEGAVQGLLLHDETLIHLANTYYATVHFPATLLFLAWLYWRSPRHYVWARRVLAALTGAALALHLLFPLAPPRLLAATHLVDTGRVYGPSVYGAQPATDSMTNQFAAMPSLHFGWAVMVGVGLVVATRSRWRWLWLLHPAITLFVIVGTANHYWLDSIVVAALLSVTLAALRLPRAEPVRPPQPWPSVVGQREHAAVYAASGAHR from the coding sequence GTGAAGCACGCCGGCACCACGCCCGCCGATCGGAAGCCGGACACCTTCGCCCGCCCGCCCCTGGTCCGCGAGCTTCTTCTCGTCGTCGGGCTCTTCCTGATCTACAAGCTCGGCCGCCAGGCCGCGAACGGCCATGTGGACGAGGCATTCCGCAACGCGGGCCACGTCTGGGACGTCGAGCGCGCCGCGCACCTGCCCGGCGAGGGCGCGGTCCAGGGCCTGTTGCTCCACGACGAGACGCTGATCCACCTGGCGAACACCTACTACGCGACCGTGCACTTCCCGGCCACGCTGCTTTTCCTGGCCTGGCTCTACTGGCGCAGCCCCCGCCACTACGTCTGGGCCCGCCGCGTCCTCGCCGCGCTCACCGGCGCCGCGCTCGCCCTGCACCTGCTCTTCCCGCTGGCCCCGCCGCGCCTGCTCGCCGCCACCCACCTCGTGGACACCGGCCGGGTGTACGGGCCCTCGGTGTACGGGGCCCAGCCGGCCACGGACTCCATGACCAACCAGTTCGCCGCGATGCCCTCGCTGCACTTCGGCTGGGCCGTCATGGTCGGCGTCGGCCTGGTCGTCGCCACCCGTTCCCGCTGGCGGTGGCTGTGGCTGCTGCACCCGGCGATCACCCTGTTCGTCATCGTCGGAACCGCCAATCACTACTGGCTCGACTCGATCGTGGTGGCCGCCCTGCTCTCCGTCACGCTCGCCGCGCTCCGCCTCCCGCGCGCCGAACCGGTCCGCCCGCCGCAGCCGTGGCCGTCCGTCGTAGGGCAGCGGGAGCACGCCGCCGTGTACGCCGCCTCCGGGGCGCACCGGTGA
- a CDS encoding PadR family transcriptional regulator has product MSLPHAILTALMEKPSSGLELTRRFDRSIGYFWSATHQQIYRELGKLEQAGQIRALEPAQPARGQKKEYEVLPAGREALSAWVARQEDPKQVRDPLLLRMRAAAVVGAPGLDAELRRHLELHRRQLAEYRAIEIRDFPPERDTPGDRLRHLVLRGGIDLENFWIGWITRALEDYPQPT; this is encoded by the coding sequence ATGTCACTGCCGCACGCGATCCTCACCGCCCTGATGGAGAAGCCGTCGTCGGGACTCGAACTGACCCGCAGGTTCGACCGGTCGATCGGTTACTTCTGGTCGGCCACGCACCAGCAGATCTACCGCGAGCTGGGCAAGCTGGAGCAGGCCGGGCAGATCAGGGCGCTGGAGCCCGCCCAGCCGGCGCGGGGGCAGAAGAAGGAGTACGAGGTGCTGCCGGCGGGCCGCGAGGCGCTGTCCGCGTGGGTCGCCCGGCAGGAGGACCCCAAGCAGGTCCGCGATCCGCTGCTGCTGCGGATGCGGGCGGCGGCCGTCGTCGGGGCGCCCGGCCTCGACGCGGAGCTGCGCCGCCATCTGGAACTGCACCGGCGGCAGCTCGCGGAGTACCGGGCGATCGAGATCCGGGACTTCCCGCCGGAGCGGGACACGCCCGGGGACCGGCTGCGGCACCTGGTGCTGCGGGGCGGCATCGACCTGGAGAACTTCTGGATCGGGTGGATCACCCGCGCGCTGGAGGACTACCCGCAGCCGACGTGA
- a CDS encoding TetR/AcrR family transcriptional regulator, with the protein MSPQQTEQEQPPAQRRSKITPERAQELYTAVLDMLRENGYESLTMEGVAARSRCGKSTLYRQWGSKPELVVAALHGTRRGALRKIDTGSLAGDLLEAARAIGEGAGRDTPLMLALSHAALQSPELLCALRESLILPEMAAVDALVRRGVERGEVAPDNPAAEFVSAQLLGVMRARPMLAGTHADESYLVRFVAGAVLPALGLDAPASGS; encoded by the coding sequence ATGTCGCCGCAGCAGACCGAGCAGGAGCAGCCCCCCGCGCAGCGCCGCTCGAAGATCACGCCGGAGCGGGCCCAGGAGCTCTACACCGCCGTGCTCGACATGCTGAGGGAGAACGGCTACGAGTCGCTGACCATGGAGGGGGTCGCCGCCCGGTCCCGCTGCGGCAAGTCGACGCTCTACCGCCAGTGGGGCTCGAAGCCCGAGCTGGTGGTGGCCGCCCTGCACGGCACCCGGCGCGGCGCCCTGCGGAAGATCGACACCGGCTCGCTGGCCGGCGACCTACTGGAGGCGGCCCGGGCCATCGGCGAGGGCGCGGGCCGCGACACGCCGCTGATGCTGGCGCTGAGCCATGCGGCGTTGCAGAGCCCGGAGCTGCTGTGCGCCCTGCGCGAGTCGCTGATCCTGCCGGAGATGGCCGCGGTCGACGCGCTCGTACGGCGCGGAGTGGAGCGCGGCGAGGTGGCGCCGGACAATCCGGCGGCGGAGTTCGTCTCCGCGCAGCTGCTCGGCGTGATGCGGGCCCGCCCGATGCTGGCGGGCACCCACGCGGACGAGAGCTACCTCGTCCGCTTCGTGGCGGGCGCGGTCCTTCCCGCACTCGGCCTGGACGCCCCGGCGTCCGGGTCCTGA
- a CDS encoding DoxX family protein — MGCVNRHDLGLLVLRAGTGAVLAAHGAQKLLGWFGGGGIEGTTAAMEAMGFHPPKHSALAAGLGEAGGGVLLALGLATPAAGAAAAGAMAGAVAVHAPAGFFAQGGGYEYPAFLGFTAAAIGLTGPGRYSVDHATGHVFDQPWMVALAFAGSAAAAAAVVGKRARARMPEPEEF; from the coding sequence ATGGGCTGCGTCAACCGTCACGACCTCGGTCTGCTCGTCCTGCGCGCCGGCACCGGCGCGGTGCTCGCCGCGCACGGAGCGCAGAAGCTCCTCGGCTGGTTCGGCGGCGGGGGGATCGAAGGGACCACCGCCGCGATGGAGGCGATGGGCTTCCATCCGCCGAAGCACAGCGCGCTCGCCGCCGGGCTCGGCGAGGCGGGCGGCGGCGTGCTCCTCGCCCTGGGCCTGGCCACCCCGGCCGCCGGGGCCGCGGCGGCCGGTGCGATGGCGGGCGCGGTGGCCGTCCACGCCCCCGCGGGCTTCTTCGCGCAGGGCGGCGGCTACGAATACCCGGCGTTCCTCGGCTTCACCGCCGCCGCGATCGGCCTGACCGGCCCCGGCCGCTACTCCGTCGACCACGCGACGGGCCATGTGTTCGACCAGCCGTGGATGGTCGCCCTGGCCTTCGCGGGCAGCGCGGCGGCGGCCGCGGCGGTGGTCGGCAAGCGGGCCCGGGCGCGGATGCCGGAGCCGGAGGAGTTCTGA
- a CDS encoding NADPH-dependent 2,4-dienoyl-CoA reductase, producing the protein MSPYPHLLSPLDLGFTTLPNRVLMGSMHVGLEEVENGFERMAAFYAERAQGGVGLMVTGGIAPNARGCSFPGGAKMTTEAEAAEHARVTSAVHEAGGRIAMQILHFGRYAHHPDLVAPSPLQAPISAFTPHALTDDEVEATIEDFATAAALARSAGYDGVEIMGSEGYLINEFIASATNHREDRWGGSYENRIRFPVEIVRRVRERVGDDFIIIYRLSMLDLVPGGSSLEEVVHLAREIEAAGATIINTGIGWHEARIPTIATSVPRAAFTWVTEKVRGAVSVPLVTSNRINTPEVAEQVLASGRADMVSMARPFLADPDFVAKAAAGRADAINTCIGCNQACLDHIFSGKVTSCLVNPRACHETGLVLSPTRTRKRVAVVGAGPAGLACAVTAAERGHEVTLFDAAEEIGGQLNVARRVPGKEEFDETLRYFRTRLAEEKVALRLGTPVGAGDLDGYDEVVLATGVTPRTPAIPGVDHPSVVSYLDVLRHGAPVGDRVALVGAGGIGFDVAEFLTDGGEEASLDPEVFFRQWGVDTGYRERGGLAAPERPRTARTVHLLQRKTSKVGAGLGKTTGWIHRTELRHRGVSMTAGVTYDRIDDEGLHITVGEERHVLPVDTIVLCAGQDPRRDLYEELLAAGREAHLIGGADVAAELDAKRAIRQGTELAAAL; encoded by the coding sequence ATGAGCCCGTATCCGCACCTTCTGAGCCCGCTCGACCTCGGGTTCACCACCCTGCCGAACAGGGTCCTGATGGGGTCGATGCACGTCGGCCTCGAGGAGGTCGAGAACGGCTTCGAGCGCATGGCCGCCTTCTACGCGGAGCGCGCCCAGGGCGGCGTCGGCCTCATGGTCACCGGCGGCATCGCGCCAAACGCGCGCGGCTGCTCGTTCCCAGGTGGGGCGAAGATGACCACCGAGGCGGAGGCGGCCGAGCACGCCCGGGTGACCTCGGCGGTGCACGAGGCGGGCGGCCGGATCGCCATGCAAATCCTGCATTTCGGCCGGTACGCGCACCACCCGGACCTGGTGGCGCCGAGCCCGCTCCAGGCCCCGATCAGCGCGTTCACCCCGCACGCGCTGACGGACGACGAGGTCGAGGCGACGATCGAGGACTTCGCGACGGCGGCGGCACTGGCCCGGAGCGCGGGGTACGACGGCGTCGAGATCATGGGCTCCGAGGGCTATCTGATCAACGAGTTCATCGCCTCGGCGACCAACCACCGCGAGGACCGCTGGGGCGGCTCGTACGAGAACCGCATCCGCTTCCCCGTCGAGATCGTGCGCCGGGTCCGCGAGCGCGTCGGCGACGACTTCATCATCATCTACCGGCTGTCGATGCTGGACCTGGTGCCGGGCGGCTCCTCCCTGGAGGAGGTCGTGCACCTGGCCCGGGAGATCGAGGCGGCCGGGGCGACGATCATCAACACCGGCATCGGCTGGCACGAGGCCCGCATCCCCACCATCGCCACGTCGGTGCCCCGGGCCGCGTTCACCTGGGTCACCGAGAAGGTGCGCGGGGCGGTCTCCGTACCGCTGGTGACGAGCAACCGGATCAACACCCCCGAGGTGGCCGAGCAGGTCCTCGCCTCGGGCCGTGCGGACATGGTGTCGATGGCCCGGCCGTTCCTCGCCGACCCGGACTTCGTCGCGAAGGCGGCGGCGGGCCGCGCGGACGCGATCAACACCTGCATCGGCTGCAACCAGGCGTGCCTGGACCACATCTTCAGCGGCAAGGTCACCTCCTGCCTGGTCAATCCGCGCGCCTGCCACGAGACGGGACTCGTCCTGTCGCCCACCCGCACCCGCAAGCGCGTCGCCGTCGTCGGCGCCGGTCCGGCCGGGCTCGCCTGCGCGGTCACGGCCGCCGAGCGCGGCCACGAGGTGACGCTCTTCGACGCGGCCGAGGAGATCGGCGGGCAGCTGAACGTGGCCCGCCGGGTGCCCGGCAAGGAGGAGTTCGACGAGACGCTGCGCTACTTCCGCACCCGGCTCGCGGAGGAGAAGGTCGCCCTGCGCCTCGGCACCCCGGTCGGCGCCGGGGATCTCGACGGCTACGACGAGGTCGTGCTGGCCACCGGGGTCACGCCCCGCACCCCCGCCATCCCCGGCGTCGACCACCCGAGCGTCGTCAGCTACCTCGACGTGCTGCGCCACGGCGCGCCGGTGGGCGACCGGGTCGCGCTCGTCGGGGCGGGCGGTATCGGCTTCGACGTGGCGGAGTTCCTGACGGACGGCGGCGAGGAGGCGAGCCTCGACCCGGAGGTGTTCTTCCGGCAGTGGGGCGTCGACACCGGCTACCGCGAGCGCGGCGGCCTCGCGGCCCCGGAGCGCCCGAGGACCGCGCGCACCGTACATCTGCTCCAGCGCAAGACGAGCAAGGTCGGCGCGGGCCTCGGCAAGACGACCGGCTGGATCCACCGCACCGAACTCCGCCACCGCGGGGTCTCGATGACGGCGGGCGTCACGTACGACCGGATCGACGACGAGGGCCTGCACATCACGGTGGGCGAGGAGCGGCACGTACTGCCGGTGGACACGATCGTGCTGTGCGCCGGACAGGACCCGCGCCGGGACCTGTACGAGGAGCTGCTCGCCGCCGGGCGCGAAGCGCACCTGATCGGCGGCGCCGACGTCGCGGCCGAGCTGGACGCCAAGCGCGCGATCCGGCAGGGCACGGAACTCGCCGCCGCCCTCTGA
- a CDS encoding FAD-dependent oxidoreductase, which yields MTYAITQTCCNDATCVAVCPVNCIHPTPEEADFGRTEMLYVDPQTCIDCGACADACPVDAIFPVDSLSGAREEYAAINAAYYADREPEPAAGPNFHAWGAPSFTRSLPSDFAPIRVAVVGTGPAGMYAAEDLLLHTNAEVTLIDRLPVAGGLVRYGVAPDHPGTKGVGETFARFHAHPRVRMHLGVEVGTHISAEELSAHHDAVVYAVGAGADRRLAVPGEDLPSSIAATSFVSWYNAHPEVAPDAVDLSRAERVVVAGNGNVALDVARILVADPAGLAGTDIADHALAALRGSGVREVVLLGRRGPEDAACTASELLALKHLPGVELVVDDHDPRIGPAIEGAASGSAAAVLRGVRRESVDWARPPAEGRRIVLRFHSAPVEITGRDDVEGVRVTAAGGESAIPAQLFLRAIGYRGLAVPGLPFDEASGTVPHEGGRVAGLAGTYVVGWIKRGPSGGIGANRTCAAETVGTLLADAVAGALPSPAHPARAFGRLVRGRARQVVDARGLAAIDRAERARGRDGGRPRVKFGTVPELVAASKGRR from the coding sequence ATGACCTACGCCATCACCCAGACCTGCTGCAACGACGCCACCTGTGTCGCCGTGTGCCCCGTCAACTGCATCCACCCGACGCCGGAGGAAGCGGACTTCGGCCGTACGGAGATGCTGTACGTCGACCCGCAGACCTGCATCGACTGCGGCGCGTGCGCCGACGCCTGCCCGGTGGACGCGATCTTCCCGGTGGACAGCCTCTCCGGGGCGCGCGAGGAGTACGCCGCCATCAACGCGGCCTACTACGCGGACCGGGAGCCGGAGCCCGCCGCCGGGCCCAACTTCCATGCCTGGGGCGCCCCTTCGTTCACGCGGAGCCTGCCGTCCGACTTCGCGCCGATCCGGGTCGCGGTCGTCGGCACCGGGCCCGCCGGGATGTACGCGGCCGAGGACCTGCTGCTGCACACCAACGCCGAGGTGACCCTGATCGACCGGCTCCCAGTGGCCGGCGGGCTCGTCCGGTACGGCGTCGCGCCGGACCACCCGGGGACGAAGGGGGTCGGCGAGACCTTCGCACGGTTCCACGCCCACCCCAGGGTGCGGATGCACCTCGGGGTCGAGGTCGGTACGCACATCTCCGCCGAGGAGCTGTCGGCGCACCATGACGCGGTGGTCTACGCGGTCGGGGCGGGCGCCGACCGCCGGCTCGCCGTCCCGGGCGAGGACCTGCCGTCGAGCATCGCGGCGACCTCGTTCGTCTCCTGGTACAACGCGCATCCGGAGGTGGCGCCGGACGCGGTGGACCTGTCGCGGGCCGAGCGGGTGGTCGTCGCGGGGAACGGCAACGTGGCGCTGGACGTGGCGCGCATCCTCGTCGCGGACCCGGCGGGGCTCGCGGGCACCGACATCGCCGACCACGCGCTGGCCGCCCTGCGCGGCTCCGGGGTCCGCGAGGTCGTCCTGCTCGGGCGGCGCGGTCCGGAGGACGCCGCCTGCACGGCGTCCGAGCTGCTCGCGCTCAAGCATCTTCCGGGTGTGGAGCTGGTGGTGGACGACCACGATCCGCGCATCGGCCCCGCGATCGAGGGCGCGGCGTCCGGGAGCGCGGCCGCCGTGCTGCGGGGCGTGCGCCGGGAGTCCGTGGACTGGGCGCGCCCGCCGGCGGAGGGGCGGCGCATCGTGCTCCGTTTCCACTCGGCGCCCGTGGAGATCACCGGCCGGGACGACGTGGAGGGCGTCCGGGTCACGGCGGCCGGGGGCGAGTCCGCGATACCGGCGCAGCTGTTCCTGCGGGCCATCGGCTATCGGGGGCTCGCGGTTCCCGGGCTGCCCTTCGACGAGGCGAGCGGCACGGTGCCGCACGAGGGCGGCCGGGTGGCCGGTCTGGCCGGCACGTATGTGGTCGGCTGGATCAAGCGGGGGCCCTCCGGGGGCATCGGCGCCAACCGCACCTGCGCCGCCGAGACGGTGGGCACGCTGCTGGCGGACGCGGTCGCCGGTGCGCTGCCCTCACCGGCCCACCCGGCCAGGGCGTTCGGCCGCCTGGTCCGGGGCCGCGCCCGCCAGGTGGTCGACGCCCGCGGTCTCGCCGCGATCGACCGGGCCGAGCGGGCGCGGGGCCGGGACGGCGGACGCCCCAGGGTGAAGTTCGGCACGGTCCCGGAGCTGGTCGCGGCGTCTAAGGGGCGCCGCTAG